In one window of Nicotiana tabacum cultivar K326 chromosome 12, ASM71507v2, whole genome shotgun sequence DNA:
- the LOC142166983 gene encoding F-box protein At5g49610-like, which yields MKRLCRSSDKHVRWLSEDIIIEILHCLPSKSLARFESVCKQWRKYIADPSLVYSCRSQRRWKPPQMIGFFCQDRELSKCSDISFFFSLEKSSEVIDGILDESVKFLGRGVYIIASSNGFILVAEDLWYERVYYVYNPLTRQHVAVPVTKTSCIDRVAVGFLCKVDDPEKDVISFTIVRYKIWFGFRSSVTISR from the coding sequence ATGAAACGTCTATGCAGATCGTCTGATAAACATGTACGTTGGTTGTCTGAGGATATCATAATTGAAATATTACATTGTTTGCCTTCTAAATCTTTGGCAAGGTTTGAATCTGTATGTAAGCAGTGGAGGAAGTACATTGCTGATCCATCTTTGGTTTATAGTTGTCGTTCTCAACGACGATGGAAGCCGCCTCAAATGATAGGTTTCTTTTGTCAAGATAGAGAGCTTTCTAAATGTTCAGATATTAGCTTTTTCTTCTCATTGGAGAAATCTTCGGAAGTGATTGATGGTATTTTAGATGAATCGGTCAAATTTCTTGGCAGGGGAGTCTACATTATTGCATCATCTAATGGTTTCATTCTTGTCGCTGAGGATTTATGGTATGAGAGAGTTTATTATGTTTATAATCCTTTAACGAGGCAACATGTTGCAGTTCCTGTAACTAAAACCAGCTGCATAGACCGCGTAGCTGTTGGATTTCTTTGCAAGGTAGATGACCCTGAAAAAGATGTGATCTCATTTACTATAGTTCGTTAcaaaatttggtttggttttcgttCTAGTGTAACAATCTCACGCTAG